AATTCTAGGTCATTAATTATGTGCCTGATTAGACTAAGATATTATTGACAATTCTAGGTCATTGATTGTTGAAGATAAATCTAGTTCAATTGTATCATGTATGTTGTGTGTAAATGGTCTTGCTTCTGTTGTACATCTGCAAAGAATGTTGTTACTGTTGCTCATGTAGATTCTAGTATTAATCTGTGAAGATGAATTGTTTGATGATGTATTTCTCTCCTTTATTATCGTTGCTGATGAATTCGGTTATTATATCTTTCTGTTTAGATGTATGTCACGCCTCCAGATACTGACGTGTATGCGATTCCAAAGGTTCTCGCACCGATGCCTGAGAAGGTGGTCTCTTTTGTTTGGTGATGGTTTATATTTACGCCTCTGGTTCAAAGTTTGTTGATGAGAATGATTTTATAGCTTTGGATGTGATTGCGATTGACTATAAAGTGATCAACAGATGCATCATTATTGGACATTTGTAACTTTGTTTCGATTTGCAGTATATCCGATGTGCCCAAAGTGATTACGGCTGCTACAATGTGACAGAGCCACCGATTGATGCACCTAGAGATCCCATGTATAAATCGGAGAGGGAAGTCCTAAAGGTTAGTTAGGAAAAGCCTTTGAACTTTATCATAAGTGgtttattagtaataattcTGAGCAAATAATATAAGTTTGCTTATCATTGCCCTTCCTACATAGAACGGTTGAAACTGTAATTATATTTGGGTGCACTTCCTATATAATGTAATATTGCTGGTGGAATTTGGATGATTCATGGTATATGATCATACCATTAGGCATTAGCATCTGCAATGTTCAATCTTATTTTAGGACTTTCCAAATTAATAAGTGATGCTGAATTTTCTATCAAATGAGTAGTCTGAGCTTCCAATTTTCATCTGCTGGGATTTAGAGTTGGctttcaaaatttcaagaatgTGTGGATTGCATGTTTCTCTTctcaagaaaattataaaagacGGAAACTAGACATTCTTTTCCAACATTATGATATTGACTTAGTGCAATCATCTTTCTGTTGTTGCAGGTTTTCTTGACGAAACACTATAGGAACCGTCGGTACGGTGATCCAGAATTTATGCTAGATTTTGAAGAGATTTATGTCATTGACTCAAAAACCAGATCAATCTCGAGAGCAACA
This genomic stretch from Salvia hispanica cultivar TCC Black 2014 unplaced genomic scaffold, UniMelb_Shisp_WGS_1.0 HiC_scaffold_521, whole genome shotgun sequence harbors:
- the LOC125199499 gene encoding PLASTID TRANSCRIPTIONALLY ACTIVE protein 6, chloroplastic — protein: MYVTPPDTDVYAIPKVLAPMPEKYIRCAQSDYGCYNVTEPPIDAPRDPMYKSEREVLKVFLTKHYRNRRYGDPEFMLDFEEIYVIDSKTRSISRATVMVTVPDGKDRDRKKDLLVVRDKGNTFKIISSEERDDPTTVIEKEDWNKTRDEMEKHLRKLRDFSVSNWF